Proteins co-encoded in one Pseudarthrobacter chlorophenolicus A6 genomic window:
- a CDS encoding ABC transporter permease: MNLRARQPYTGIPRWVSGLAVLAALVVVLPLVAIVARVNWANFIPLVTSESALDALGLSLRTSAASTLLCIVLGVPLTLVLARGSFPFQRLLRSLVLLPLVLPPVVGGIALLYTFGRQGLLGGALQVLGIQIAFSTTAVVLAQTFVALPFLVVSLEGALRIGGQKYEAVAATLGAPPGVVFRRVTLPLILPGLVSGAVLSFARSLGEFGATLTFAGSLQGVTRTLPLEIYLQRETDPDAAVALSLVLVAVAVAVVALAYGRPGGLHRQGQALWGRSGERPTTAGTAGGSIR; the protein is encoded by the coding sequence ATGAATCTTCGGGCGCGGCAGCCGTATACCGGCATCCCGCGGTGGGTTTCCGGACTGGCTGTCCTGGCCGCCCTGGTGGTGGTCCTGCCCCTGGTAGCCATCGTGGCCCGGGTCAACTGGGCAAACTTCATTCCGCTGGTCACCTCAGAGTCTGCACTGGACGCACTTGGACTGAGCCTGCGCACATCGGCCGCGAGCACGCTCCTGTGCATCGTCCTCGGCGTTCCGCTGACCCTTGTCCTGGCCCGCGGCAGCTTCCCCTTCCAGCGGCTGCTCCGCTCCCTGGTCCTGCTGCCGCTGGTGCTGCCGCCTGTGGTGGGCGGCATTGCGCTGCTCTACACCTTCGGCCGGCAGGGACTCCTCGGCGGCGCACTGCAGGTCCTCGGCATCCAGATCGCCTTCTCCACCACCGCCGTGGTCCTTGCGCAGACCTTCGTGGCCCTGCCGTTCCTGGTGGTCAGTCTTGAGGGGGCGCTGAGGATCGGCGGGCAGAAGTACGAGGCCGTGGCCGCCACCCTCGGCGCGCCGCCGGGCGTCGTGTTCCGCCGCGTCACCCTTCCGCTGATCCTCCCGGGGCTGGTCTCCGGAGCCGTGCTTTCGTTTGCCCGCAGCCTGGGGGAGTTCGGCGCCACCCTCACTTTCGCGGGCAGCCTGCAGGGCGTTACCCGCACCCTGCCGCTGGAGATCTACCTCCAGCGCGAGACTGATCCCGATGCCGCCGTCGCCCTGTCACTCGTCCTGGTGGCCGTCGCGGTGGCGGTGGTGGCGCTGGCCTATGGCCGCCCCGGCGGACTGCATCGCCAAGGCCAGGCTCTGTGGGGCCGTTCCGGGGAGCGCCCGACGACGGCGGGCACCGCGGGCGGGAGCATCCGGTGA
- the modA gene encoding molybdate ABC transporter substrate-binding protein produces MKRSLTTAFAAMALAAGLAGCAGSSAPAGSTGTSSEPAATTLTVFAAASLKSSFTGLVETFEAQHPGTRVSLSFAGSSDLATQINQGAPADVFASADTKNMDKVTGAGLAEGEPRVFATNTLAIAVPAGNPARVTGFQDLARDGLRLVTCAKQVPCGAAAATVADKAGVTLRPVSEENAVTDVLGKVTSGEADAGLVYVTDVKSAGTKVDSIPFPEAGAAVNRYPITALAGAKDKEAARAFVDLVLGSDGQRVLAQAGFGPGGQ; encoded by the coding sequence ATGAAACGAAGCCTCACCACGGCGTTCGCGGCCATGGCGCTGGCGGCCGGGCTGGCCGGATGTGCCGGCAGCAGCGCACCGGCGGGCAGCACAGGCACCTCATCCGAACCCGCTGCCACAACCCTGACCGTCTTCGCCGCGGCGTCGCTCAAGTCCAGCTTCACCGGGTTGGTCGAAACGTTCGAGGCACAGCACCCCGGCACCCGCGTCAGCCTGAGCTTCGCCGGCTCCTCCGACCTCGCCACGCAGATCAACCAGGGCGCTCCGGCGGACGTTTTTGCGTCCGCGGACACCAAGAACATGGACAAGGTCACCGGGGCGGGACTGGCCGAGGGCGAGCCCCGGGTTTTCGCCACCAACACCCTGGCCATTGCGGTCCCCGCCGGAAATCCCGCCAGGGTCACCGGGTTCCAGGACCTCGCCAGGGACGGCCTCCGGCTGGTGACCTGCGCCAAGCAGGTGCCCTGCGGAGCGGCCGCCGCCACGGTGGCGGACAAGGCGGGGGTCACCCTCCGCCCGGTCAGCGAGGAAAACGCGGTGACCGACGTCCTGGGCAAGGTCACCTCCGGTGAAGCCGACGCCGGCCTGGTGTATGTCACGGATGTCAAATCAGCCGGGACCAAGGTGGACAGCATCCCGTTCCCGGAGGCCGGTGCCGCCGTCAACAGGTACCCCATCACGGCCCTGGCCGGGGCAAAGGACAAGGAAGCGGCCAGGGCCTTCGTCGACCTCGTGCTGGGATCCGACGGCCAGCGGGTTCTCGCCCAGGCCGGGTTCGGCCCAGGCGGACAATGA
- a CDS encoding TOBE domain-containing protein has product MTLIRVSEAARFLGVSDDTVRRWTDNGSLTALRDESGRLAVDGLELARHAQKLAQLPDDPHRTGSSARNRFVGLVTGITADKVMAQVELQCGPFRVVSLMSSEAVRDLGLELGSVATAVVKATTVIIETPQGKGTI; this is encoded by the coding sequence ATGACCCTCATTCGCGTTTCAGAGGCTGCCCGCTTCCTCGGTGTCAGTGACGACACGGTACGCCGCTGGACGGACAACGGCTCCCTCACTGCCCTCAGGGACGAGTCCGGCCGGCTCGCCGTGGACGGGCTGGAGCTCGCCCGGCACGCCCAGAAACTCGCCCAGCTTCCCGACGACCCGCACCGGACCGGAAGTTCGGCCCGCAACAGGTTCGTGGGGCTGGTGACCGGGATAACGGCGGACAAGGTCATGGCGCAGGTGGAACTCCAGTGCGGACCCTTCCGGGTGGTGTCCCTGATGAGCAGTGAAGCCGTCCGGGACCTGGGCCTCGAGCTGGGGTCCGTAGCTACGGCTGTGGTCAAGGCGACCACCGTCATCATTGAAACCCCGCAGGGGAAGGGAACAATATGA
- a CDS encoding DUF4031 domain-containing protein: protein MAIYLDPPLWPAHGTHFSHLVSDSSLEELHAFAGAAGIPERAFDGDHYDVPERRFDDLVTAGAVPVEARVLVRKLIASGLRIPARQRNKSLKVPLLNRWNTIMDGHDALFLDLLDRWSEPYRHYHGCTHLLSVLEALDLLTEPAEPPRTVLLAAWFHDAVYRGIAEQDEEESARLAEDRLADAGLPDAEVDEVARLVRLTSDHRPEPGDDGGALLCDADLSVLGGEPDQYARYVAAVRKDYAHIGDEDFAAGRAAVVRHLLELDPLFHSPRAKALWEDSAHRNLKGELA, encoded by the coding sequence ATGGCCATTTACCTTGACCCGCCATTGTGGCCTGCGCACGGAACGCACTTCTCACATCTGGTTTCGGACAGTTCGCTGGAGGAGCTGCATGCTTTCGCCGGCGCCGCGGGCATCCCGGAGCGGGCGTTCGACGGCGACCATTACGATGTGCCGGAGCGGCGCTTTGATGACCTGGTGACTGCCGGCGCCGTACCCGTGGAGGCGCGGGTCCTGGTGCGGAAACTGATCGCCAGCGGACTGCGGATCCCCGCGCGGCAGCGGAACAAATCCCTCAAGGTGCCGCTGCTGAACAGGTGGAACACCATCATGGACGGCCATGATGCCCTGTTCCTGGACCTGCTGGACCGCTGGAGCGAACCGTACCGGCACTATCACGGCTGCACCCACCTGCTCTCGGTCCTCGAGGCGTTGGACCTGCTCACCGAGCCCGCCGAACCTCCCCGCACGGTGCTGCTGGCAGCCTGGTTCCATGACGCCGTCTACCGGGGAATCGCGGAGCAGGACGAGGAGGAGTCCGCACGCCTGGCGGAGGACCGGCTGGCCGACGCCGGGCTCCCCGACGCGGAGGTGGACGAGGTTGCCCGGCTGGTGCGCCTGACCTCGGACCACCGGCCGGAACCGGGGGACGACGGCGGCGCCCTCCTCTGTGACGCGGACCTTTCCGTCCTCGGCGGGGAACCGGACCAGTACGCCCGCTACGTGGCCGCCGTGCGCAAAGACTATGCGCACATTGGCGACGAAGACTTCGCCGCCGGCCGGGCCGCCGTCGTACGCCATCTGCTCGAACTGGACCCGTTGTTCCACAGCCCCCGCGCAAAGGCGCTGTGGGAGGACTCCGCGCACCGCAACCTGAAGGGCGAACTGGCATGA
- a CDS encoding 2-phosphosulfolactate phosphatase, with product MNAPGSNPRHTRTANAAHWQLPYTVRFEWGPDAAAITSGADLAVVVDVLSFTTCVSVALDRGAEVFPYAWKDTSAEDFAAHHGAQLAGPRDGGGLSLSPASLRAADSLDRVVLPSPNGSALCHELAGHVPLVAAVSLRNAAATADWVAANLPEDAVIAVIAAGERWHDGTLRPAVEDQIGAGAFIAGLAATGRGGYDADEGRDGRHGYSPEAVAAMAVYEAAEPRLREMLHGCASGRELTGAGYAEDVDIAAELDDSDTVAILADGVFRRR from the coding sequence ATGAACGCACCGGGCTCGAACCCGCGGCACACCAGGACGGCGAATGCCGCGCACTGGCAGCTCCCCTATACAGTCCGCTTCGAGTGGGGACCGGACGCGGCCGCCATCACCTCCGGCGCCGACCTTGCCGTGGTGGTGGACGTCCTGTCCTTCACCACCTGTGTGAGCGTGGCGCTGGACCGTGGCGCGGAGGTGTTCCCTTACGCGTGGAAGGACACCAGCGCCGAGGACTTCGCCGCCCACCACGGCGCACAGCTTGCCGGACCGCGCGACGGCGGCGGGCTCAGCCTGTCCCCCGCCAGCCTGCGCGCCGCGGACTCCCTGGACCGGGTGGTGCTCCCCTCCCCCAACGGCTCAGCACTCTGCCATGAACTGGCCGGCCACGTTCCGCTGGTAGCCGCGGTGTCCCTCCGCAACGCGGCGGCAACAGCCGACTGGGTGGCCGCGAACCTGCCGGAGGACGCTGTGATTGCCGTGATCGCCGCCGGTGAGCGCTGGCACGACGGAACCCTCCGGCCCGCCGTGGAGGACCAGATCGGTGCCGGCGCCTTCATCGCAGGCCTGGCAGCTACGGGCAGGGGCGGCTACGACGCGGATGAAGGCAGGGACGGCCGGCACGGCTACTCACCCGAAGCCGTGGCGGCAATGGCCGTCTACGAAGCAGCCGAGCCGCGGCTGCGGGAGATGCTGCACGGCTGCGCCAGCGGCCGCGAACTGACGGGCGCCGGCTACGCTGAGGACGTGGACATCGCCGCGGAACTGGACGACAGCGATACCGTGGCCATCCTGGCGGACGGCGTATTCCGGCGCAGGTGA
- a CDS encoding YccF domain-containing protein, giving the protein MKTLLNIIWLVFGGFWLALGYFAAGVICCLLIVTIPWGIASFRIAAYALWPFGQMVVDKPGGNGPFALLGNVIWLLVAGIWIAIGHVATAIAMAITIIGIPLAIANLKLIPVSLMPLGKQIVPTSTPFVSTYR; this is encoded by the coding sequence ATGAAGACACTGCTCAACATCATCTGGCTGGTATTCGGCGGCTTCTGGCTGGCGCTGGGGTACTTCGCGGCAGGGGTAATCTGCTGCCTGCTGATCGTGACCATTCCGTGGGGCATCGCCTCGTTCCGGATCGCGGCCTATGCGCTGTGGCCTTTCGGGCAGATGGTGGTGGACAAGCCGGGCGGCAACGGGCCGTTCGCCCTGCTGGGCAACGTGATCTGGCTGCTGGTGGCCGGCATCTGGATCGCTATCGGCCATGTCGCCACCGCGATCGCGATGGCCATCACCATCATCGGCATTCCCTTGGCCATCGCCAACCTGAAGCTCATCCCGGTGTCCCTGATGCCGCTGGGCAAGCAGATCGTGCCCACCAGCACCCCGTTCGTGAGCACCTACCGCTAG